From the genome of Denticeps clupeoides chromosome 17, fDenClu1.1, whole genome shotgun sequence:
aaatactgtacagattataaaagaaaatagTAAAATTTTCTGTACACCGATCAAGGACAAACAAtacaacatcatgtaagaaGCTTGAAAGTGGATatgttgtggtgttgtgtggtgttgaggctccaggagaggtcgtctgtgcacacccaggaacttcaacagcagatccatcgatgtgcagtggggtggggacagtcagtttcttcttgaagttgacaaccatctctttggtcttggtgacattgagagtcaggttggtgctccggcaccaatccaccagatgttttaacTCCTCTCtgactcatcgttgttggtgatgagccccactactgttgtgtcttctgcgaacttgatgatgtggttggaactgtactgtgcagcacaatcctgtgtcagcagagtgaactgCAGTGGGatgagcagcatccctgtggggaacctgtgctcagtctgaggaccttggagatgttatttcctatagacacagactgaggcctgtctgttaggaagtccaagatccagctacagactggagagcttattcccagcaggtccaacttccttaccagcttctgagggatgacagtattgtaagtgtctttttttgtctagtTGGGAGAGGGCTGCTCGAAGGGCAGTCGAGATTGCATCGTCTGTGGATCGGTTCGGCCGGTAGTCgtactgaagtgggtccagattctgtgggaGTTGGGTGTTCATGTGCTTCAGAACCAGCCTCTCCAAGCACTTCATGATGATGGTTGTGAGTGCTTTCGGCTGCTAATatttgaggcaggacacagttgacttctttggtactgggatgatcttggtggttttgaagcATGTAGGTACCACAGCTGAACTCAGCGAggtgttgaagatatctgtgaagatgtctgcaagctggtcagcacactgCCACAGCACACAACCAGGTATGTTGTCTGGTGCTGCTGCTTTCTGCAGCAGTCATCCTGATGTCTCCCGTGGAAAGACAGAGGACTGTGGTTTTTGTCGGGTGATGATGGTCTTCCAGGCGGTGACATCCTCaacacatttgctgatgtagctggtgACTGAGGTTGTGTACTCCTCCAAATCCACCAAGTGGTCATAGGTGGCTGCATCTCTCAACGTCTCCCAGTCTGTGCAGTCAGAACAGTCCTGGGGCCACGTTCTCTCCGATGGCTGGTCTGAACTGCTGATGGGTCTGTAGGCTGGGGTGAGAATTATAGAGATGTGGTTTGATTGTACAAAGTGGGGATGGGGTGTAGCCTTGTATGCACGCCGGATGTATGTGTAAACAAGGTCTAGCATGTTGTCCCCTCGTGTTTGGCAGTACTGATTTGAGATTTGCattgttcagttcagttcagaagGTTTATTATCATTCCAGCCATACAGtatacaatgaaatgaaatatagttcctccaggaccatggtGCAACACAGAGCAGAACAGAGAGACATCACAATTGCAGGACATAAGTATACACGAGACAAACAAGTGCAACAATACAATTTGACCTGACTAGACTACGCATGACTAGAAAACACAGTGCAATTTTCCAAATATTCACAGTTTAATTTTAGACTGAGTGCAGTATCTGGGTTAGCAGCAAGGGTTGATTGTGCAAGATGCTGAGGTTGTTATTGTGCAAAATGCGGAAAagagttaaatgtaaaataaattaacaataaatagaATTTTGTGTGTCAGGTTTGACGGGCCCGTTCAGGACTGCAGTTAAAAGGCGCTATGCAGCCACCCACCAGCGGTTGCGACATTCTTTGTGGATCTTGCAACTGTTCTGTACtgttgtttttgagttctggcaatcgccataTGCCTGCGAGTCTTGCTTTCGTTCTCCCTttctgtttcccctgttttcagccatcgcaCCGGTTTGATTtgtattgttaataaatcattgtttgcattatgtcccttcccccatcagctcgagGACGTGACAGGGGGTAAATTTGACATCAGCAGAATTTGAAGTCGGAGTTATTGTGTACAGTTTTAGTTGAGGAGTCTAATGGCCTGAGGGAAGAAATTGTTCCCCATTCTGGCAGTGGATGTCTGTATGCTACGGAACCTTTTGCCAGATCTGTGGTGGGAGAAGAGAGTGTGTTAGGGGTGTGTGGGGTCATCCACAAGGCAGGTGGCTTTGCGGATGaagcgtgtgttgtaaatgtctgccacagaggggagagagaccCCGATGATCTTTTCAGCAGTCCTCACAATGCTCTGGAGGGACTTGTGATCTGAACCATTGCAGTTCCTGTACAAGGCTGTAATGCAGCCACAAGGAATGCTCTGTATAGTCCCTCTGAGGAATATGGTGAGGATTGGGGGTGGAAGGAGCCTCCGATGCTTAGCAGGGAGTGATCACGTTGTGCCATCTTGAATTCTCCTGAACGGAGAATGTCCAACATTCTTCATTCAAGTAGTAAAATTTGTCCAAAATTTTTCTCAATGTATTTCCAGAACCTCAGACAACTCAGACTGATGTTAAAGAAGAATATCACTGGATTTATTAGATGCTGTTACACTGTTGGGTTCATTCTCTCTTGTTGAGTTTGTAAAAacaatctatattttttttctggaggagCACTAGTGGCCTACATGTAAGAAAAAAGTTCTTTACCACTTGTGACGATTATACTGGGAATTTATTTAATGTCTTAAAAAGGCCCTGTAAGAATATTTCAGGAAATCATGCACAACATAATGCCCAGAAATTGACTTCTGGTCTAGATCAATAAATTATCATGTTTCAGCCATAGAGGAACACATTTTAGCTGCAATATTGTAGTGGCAAAAACATTATGCTTCGACAAGATGAAACAATGAAAGACATGAGAGACTTTACAAGCGAGGGTGTTTATTGGATTAAGCTTGATGTCAAGATGTCTGGTGCACACATCAATTAATTTCATTCAACATCATGACATTAACAATAGGcaaatatgatgaaaatttcTTCAAACTGAAACCATCCTTTTCCATGTTCATGTTTCTCCTGTTTCCTGTAACAAAGGTTGGACGTACGGAGCTTTAGTGCTGGTGTAGTGATGTTATTGCTTTAAATCAACACCAATATGCTTCATACAATTATTTCAGACACAGATTCTACATTGTGATTCAGAATGTGAAACAGGGTGGCTTTACTCACAGCATCCATATAGTTTGTTGATCCTAAGGATGTCAATGGAAGACAAGTCCACTCTCTGTCCAATGGGGACAGACGAGTCAGGAATTGGAGTGATAGTGTCCAGTCCATACTTAATAGTGAAGGCATCTCTGTAGAAGAAGATTTTACTACTTTAAATGATGTGTAAAGGATGAGTGTAGTGTTGCTTAATTAGAAAActataacattacatttaaagtcTAGCTGATGGTAAATCTGATTGGTTGACTAGTTTGTCTTACTTTGCGTAGTGCATCACTGAACTGTAGTCATAGGGAGTATTCTGGTTGTTGGTGTTTTGTTTGTCGAAATTGTAGGCCATACCTATTAAAAAAGTGCAGAAGTGCTGAAACAGCCGTGTTTGAAAACCATGTCTTTACAGAACTGATATTAGATTATTGTGATGAAAAACCTGGCACGATGTTCGCATAGTTGATGGTCACGTGCTGGTCTCTGTCGCTCCTCGTGTGCTCATGGTAGAATCCTAGAGCGTGGTTGAGCTCATGCTGAATGACGCCGTTGTAAATGCAGCCGTTTGTGTTCAGAGAAACTGTCTGTTGGCCCCCTTGTCTTCCAAGAGAGGAGTAGCATCTGAGAGAAGATAGAAAGATCCAAAATAGATATTTCTGAGACTTGTCATGCAGACGAAGGCTGTTGAAGTCTGTGAGCTTATAGTTATTAATCATGATCACTGCTAAATTCACTCCAACTCACCCATTTTTGCTCTCAATGCTCAGGTAATCTGTCTGAGTTGTGCGAGGAACAAACCGAATGCAGGTTTTTGTGTGGAAGGTGTTCATGGCAGTGGCGATCATCTGCTGATCAGAGCTCGCTTGATGGTGTAAAAACaaaattgtcattatgatgcatgGTACAATGGTAACAATGCAAATCATTTGACTACTGACCAGATTGTCCCACTTACAGAAGGCAGAGCTCAATACATAAGGCACCGGAACCAGTCCATTGGTGGACTTTGTCCAGAAACAGTTGTTGGTTAAGCAGATCAAAGCATTCCTGGTTCTTGGTACAACCAGATCTCCTTCAATCAACCACTCACTAGATCCTAGAAAGAAACAAGAGACAAAAAGGTGCTGAAACCACATTTAAATCAGTATTAACAGGACATTAACTATTGTTGAAAAGACAAACCATTGTTGGCGGTTAGAATCCTAGTTGTGATATCCAGCGGTCTGCCAAGATCTTTTTGAATCTCCTCATTATTCCATTCGTTCTATAAATAAAACCTAATAAgttcttttccattttcatattaGAGTGTTTAGTTTGAGGAGTTAAGAGATTCTTACCAGAAGAGGAAGAGCATGGGAGACGCTGAGCAGCAGCACTAGAACAGAGACAACGGCTGTGTGGTCCATGCTGCTTCTGTGATGGAGATGATCAGGACTGGTCCCTCACCACGGCTGGGTGTCTGTGTCTTGTCACAAAACAGCTTTTATACAAAACTTGTTCAGGTGTGTCTCAACAGGGATTACAGTTTCTGTTAGGGTCCTGTGTCCAAAGTAAGCTCTGAGAGGGTGGACCTCACCTCGCCTAAAAGTCCAACATTTCACAGCCAATGTGCTACTCTTAGCTGACCAACATAAAGAgccatttgttttaaatacaaaGATCCTCAAGATGATGGGGCTTAAGTGCTCAGGTAACATTCAGCTTTGTTTGatctttacaatatttttaattgtttggtGGAAATGATGTGTTAGAAAATATCTATTGGTTTTATAAAAAGTCTTAGGTCATCAAAGACAAGTCGAACTGTATAATGCTTCTGGCgataatgtttgtgttttacagaTGAAGCAATATTTTGTACAGTTGGAAAACAGAGGTGAAAATGAATGTTTCTGCATCAGTCTACAAAATAGAGTAAAtctatttaagtttttttttatgttgataaTAAGCATGAAGCCTGAAAGTCGTACATCCTATTAATTATGTAGAATTTAACAATGTTGATGCTTCAATCATACAACTTTAGCAAGACACTAgacaaaaacatgattaatatGTGTGAGCTCTACTATCTGGACAGATATAGTTTTCAGGGATGCATTAATATGGGTGGTAATATGGGATATTATGCAACTTGTTAATTACTCCTTGAATGCAAATTATGTCCATAAAAGTCTTAAGTGGACTatcataaaattaaataaaaaaaagaaacacacaaggttctaatttaatgaataaacaatCTGGGGCCTAGAGTGTAAGGAAGAGGTCACGAAATTAAAAGGTTGCaatttcaaatcccaaactgccaaggtgctactgagctatcgtccccacacactgctctctgggtgtcttcatggctgcccattgctacAACAAGAGGATGAGTTAAATatagagaccacatttcattgtgtgcactggctgctgtgctgtagcatatcacatgtgacaactaatcactctCATCTTCCTTTTATTTTGGAAAGTCAATACAAAAAGTTGTAGCACAACAACTGATGGTGATTTTGGATTGAACATTCTAATCAGCATCCAGACCACATCATGAATCAGAAATTACTCTTGTTGGAATGGTAGGTGATcttcaataaaaatgacaatatctGTTCTCTcaatactttattttacatttaaaagattcaagagagattgattgtatactgtgtattgaaatagtgttcatacacacatacacaagtattgtaacattacacaagaatattcaaaataatatttttaaaaattaatactaatacttaaatactgtacagattataaaagaaaatagTCAAATTTTCTGTACACCGATCAAGGACAAACAAtacaacatcatgtaagaaGCTTGAAAGTGGATatgttgtggtgttgtgtggtgttgaggctccaggagaggtcgtctgtgcacacccaggaacttcaacAGCAGgtccatcgatgtgcagtggtgtggggacagtcagtttcttcttgaagttgacaaccatctctttggtcttggtgacattgagagtcaggttggtgctccggcaccaatccaccagatgttttatctcctctctgactcatcgttgttggtgatgagccccactactgttgtgtcttctgcgaacttgatgatgtggttggaactgtactgtgcagcacaatcctgtgtcagcagagtgaactgCAGTGGGatgagcagcatccctgtggggaacctgtgctcagtctgaggaccttggagatgttatttcctatagacacagactgaggcctgtctgttaggaagtccaagatccagctacagactggagagcttattcccagcaggtccaacttccttaccagcttctgagggatgacagtattgtaagtgtctttttttgtctagtTGGGAGAGGGCTGCTCGAAGGGCAGTCGAGATTGCATCGTCTGTGGATCGGTTCGGCCGGTAGTCgtactgaagtgggtccagattctgtgggaGTTGGGTGTTCATGTGCTTCAGAACCAGCCTCTCCAAGCACTTCATGATGATGGTTGTGAGTGCTTTCGGCTGCTAATatttgaggcaggacacagttgacttctttggtactgggatgatcttggtggttttgaagcATGTAGGTACCACAGCTGAACTCAGCGAggtgttgaagatatctgtgaagatgtctgcaagctggtcagcacactgCCACAGCACACAACCAGGTATGTTGTCTGGTGCTGCTGCTTTCTGCAGCAGTCATCCTGATGTCTCCCGTGGAAAGACAGAGGACTGTGGTTTTTGTCGGGTGATGATGGTCTTCCAGGCGGTGACATCCTCaacacatttgctgatgtagctggtgACTGAGGTTGTGTACTCCTCCAAATCCACCAAGTGGTCATAGGTGGCTGCATCTCTCAACAGTCTCCCAGTCTGTGCAGTCAGAACAGTCCTAGGGGCCACGTTCTCTCCGATGGCTGGTCTGAACTGCTGATGGGTCTGTAGGCTGGGGTGAGAATTATAGAGATGTGGTTTGATTGTACAAAGTGGGGATGGGGTGTAGCCTTGTATGCACGCTGGATGTATGTGTAAACAAGGTCTAGCATGTTGTCCCCTCGTGTTTGGCAGTACTGATTTGAGATTGCattgttcagttcagttcagaagGTTTATTATCATTCCAGCCATACAGtatacaatgaaatgaaatatcgttcctccaggaccatggtGCAACACAGAGCAGAACAGAGAGACATCACAATTGCAGGACATAAGTATACACGAGACAAACAAGTGCAACAATACAATTTGACCTGACTAGACTACGCATGACTAGAAAACACAGTGCAATTTTCCAAATATTCACAGTTTAATTTTAGACTGAGTGCAGTATCTGGGTTAGCAGCAAGGGTTGATTGTGCAAGATGCTGAGGTTGTTATTGTGCAAAATGCGGAAAagagttaaatgtaaaataaattaacaataaatagaATTTTGTGTGTCAGGTTTGACGGGCCCGTTCAGGACTGCAGTTAAAAGGCGCTATGCAGCCACCCACCAGCggctgcgacattctttgtGGATCTTGCAACTGTTCTGTACtgttgtttttgagttctggcaatcgccataTGCCTGCGAGTCTTGTTTTCGTTCTCCCTttctgtttcccctgttttcagccatagCACCGGTTTGATTtgtattgttaataaatcattgtttgcattatgtcccttcccccatcagctcgagGACGTGACAGGGGGTAAATTTGACATCAGCAGAATTTGAAGTCGGAGTTATTGTGTACAGTTTTAGTTGAGGAGTCTAATGGCCTgagggaagaaactgttccccATTCTGGCAGTGGATGTCTGTATGCTACGGAACCTTTTGCCAGATCTGTGGTGGGAGAAGAGAGTGTGTTAGGGGTGTGTGGGGTCATCCACAAGGCAGGTGGCTTTGCGGATGaagcgtgtgttgtaaatgtctgccacagaggggagagagaccCCGATGATCTTTTCAGCAGTCCTCACAATGCTCTGGAGGGACTTGTGATCTGAACCATTGCAATTCCTGTACAAGGCTGTAATGCAGCCACAAGGAATGCTCTGTATAGTCCCTCTGAGGAATATGGTGAGGATTGGGGGTGGAAGGAGCCTCCGATGCTTAGCAGGGAGTGATCACGTTGTGCCATCTTGAATTCTCCTGAATGGAGAATGTCCAACATTCTTCATTCAAGTAGTAAAATTTGTCCAAAATTTTTCTCAATGTATTTCCAGAACCTCAGACAACTCAGACTGATGTTAAAGAAGAATATCACTGGATTTATTAGATGCTGTTACACTGTTGGGTTCATTCTCTCTTGTTGAGTTTGTAAAAacaatctatattttttttctggaggagCACTAGTGGCCTACATGTAAGAAAAAAGTTCTTTACCACTTGTGACGATTATACTGGGAATTTATTTAATGTCTTAAAAAGGCCCTGTAAGAATATTTCAGGAAATCATGCACAACATAATGCCCAGAAATTGACTCCTGGTCTAGATCAATAAATTATCATGTTTCAGCCATAGAGGAACACATTTTAGCTGCAATATTGTAGTGGCAAAAACATTATGCTTCGACAAGATGAAACAATGAAAGACATGAGAGACTTTACAAGCGAGGGTGTTTATTGGATTAAGCTTGATGTCAAGATGTCTGGTGCACACATCAATTAATTTCATTCAACATCATGACATTAACAATAAGcaaatatgatgaaaatttcTTCAGACTGAAACCATCCTTTTCCATGTTCATGTTTCTCCTGTTTCCTGTAACAAAGGTTGGACGTACGGAGCTTTAGTGCTGGTGTAGTGATGTTATCGCTTTAAATCAACACCAATATGCTTCATACAATTATTTCAGACACAGATTCTACATTGTGATTCAGAATGTGAAACAGGGTGGCTTTACTCACAGCATCCATATAGTTTGTTGATCCTAAGGATGTCAATGGAAGACAAGTCCACTCTCTGTCCAATGGGGACAGACGAGTCAGGAATTGGAGTGATAGTGTCCAGTCCATACTTAATAGTGAAGGCATCTCTGTAGAAGAAGATTTTACTACTTTAAATGATGTGTAAAGGATGAGTGTAGTGTTGCTTAATTAGAAAActataacattacatttaaagtcTAGCTGATGGTAAATCTGATTGGTTGACTAGTTTGTCTTACTTTGCGTAGTGCATCACTGAACTGTAGTCATAGGGAGTATTCTGGTTGTTGGTGTTTTGTTTGTCGAAATTGTAGGCCATACCTATTAAAAAAGTGCAGAAGTGCTGAAACAGCCGTGTTTGAAAACCATGTCTTTACAGAACTGATATTAGATTATTGTGATGAAAAACCTGGCACGATGTTCGCATAGTTGATGGTCACGTGCTGGTCTCTGTCGCTCCTCGTGTGCTCATGGTAGAATCCTAGAGCGTGGTTGAGCTCATGCTGAATGACGCCGTTGTAAATACAGCCGTTTGTGTTCAGAGAAACTGTCTGTTGGCCCCCTTGTCTTCCAAGAGAAGAGTAGCATCTGAGAGAAGATAGAAAGATCCAAAATAGATATTTCTGAGACTTGTCATGCAGACGAAGGATGTTGAAGTCTGTGAGCTTATAGTTATTAATCATGATCACTGCTAAATTCATTCCAACTCACCCATTTTTGCTCTCAATGCTCAGGTAATCTGTCTGAGTTGTGCGAGGAACAAACCGAATGCAGGTTTTTGTGTGGAAGGTGTTCATGGCAGTGGCGATCATCTGCTGATCAGAGCTTGCTTGATGGTGTAAAAACaaaattgtcattatgatgcatgGTACAATGGTAACAATGCAAATCATTTGACTACTGACCAGATTGTCCCACTTACAGAAGGCAGAGCTCAATACATAAGGCACCGGAACCAGTCCATTGGTGGACTTTGTCCAGAAACAGTTGTTGGTTAAGCAGATCAAAGCATTCCTGGTTCTTGGTACAACCAGATCTCCTTCAATCAACCACTCACTAGATCCTAGAAAGAAACAAGAGACAAAAAGGTGCTGAAACCACATTTAAATCAGTATTAACAGGACATTAACTATTGTTGAAAAGACAAACCATTGTTGGCGGTTAGAATCCTAGTTGTGATATCCAGCGGTCTGCCAAGATCTTTTTGAATCTCCTCATTATTCCATTCGTTCTATAAATAAAACCTAATAAgttcttttccattttcatattaGAGTGTTTAGTTTGAGGAGTTAAGAGATTCTAACCAGAAGAGGAAGAGCATGGGAGACGCTGAGCAGCAGCACTAGAACAGAGACAACGGCTGTGTGGTCCATGTTGCTTCTGTGATGGAGATGATCAGGACTGGTCCCTCACCACGGCTGGGTGTCTGTGTCTTGTCACAAAACAGCTTTTATACAAAACTTGTTCAGGTGTGTCTCAACAGGGATTACAGTTTCTGTTAGGGTCCTGTGTCCAAAGTAAGCTCTGAGAGGGTGGACCTCACCTCGCCTAAAAGTCCAACATTTCACAGCCAATGTGCTACTCTTAGCTGACCAACATAAAGAgccatttgttttaaatacaaaGATCCTCAAGATGATGGGGCTTAAGTGCTCAGGTAACATTCAGCTTTGTTTGAtctttacaatattttaaattgtttggTGGAAATGATGTGTTAGAAAATATctattggttttaaaaaaaagtcttaagtCATCAAAGACAAGTCGAACTGTATAATGCTTCTGGCgataatgtttgtgttttacagaTGAAGCAATATTTTGTACAGTTGGAAAACAGAGGTGAAAATGAATGTTTCTGCATCAGTCTACAAAATAGAGTAAAtctatttaagttttttttatgttgataaTAAGCATGAAGCCTGAAAGTCGTACATCCTATTAATTATGTAGAATTTAACAATGTTGATGCTTCAATCATACAACTTTAGCAAGACACTAgacaaaaacatgattaatatGTGTGAGCTCTACTATCTGGACAGATATAGTTTTCAGGGATGCATTAATATGGGTGGTAATATGGGATATTATGCAACTTGTTAATTACTCCTTGAATGCAAATTATGTCCATAAAAGTCTTAAGTGGACTatcataaaattaaataaaaaaaagaaacacacaaggttctaatttaatgaataaacaatCTGGGGCCTAGAGTGTAAGGAAGAGGTCACGAAATTAAAAGGTTGCaatttcaaatcccaaactgccaaggtgctactgagcacagtatcgtccccacacactgctctctgggtgtcttcatggctgcccattgctacAACAAGAGGATGAGTTAAATatagagaccacatttcattgtgtgcactggctgctgtgctgtagcatatcacatgtgacaactaatcactctCATCTTCCTTTTATTTTGGAAAGTCAATACAAAAAGTTGTAGCACAACAACTGATGGTGATTTTGGATTGAACATTCTAATCAGCATCCAGACCACATCATGAATCAGAAATTACTCTTGTTGGAATGGTAGGTGATcttcaataaaaatgacaatatctGTTCTCTcaatactttattttacatttaaaagattcaagagagattgattgtatactgtgtattgaaatagtgttcatacacacatacacaagtattgtaacattacacaagaatattcaaaataatatttttaaaaattaatactaatacttaaatactgtacagattataaaagaaaatagTCAAATTTTCTGTACACCGATCAAGGACAAACAAtacaacatcatgtaagaaGCTTGAAAGTGGATatgttgtggtgttgtgtggtgttgaggctccaggagaggtcgtctgtgcacacccaggaacttcaacagcagatccatcgatgtgcagtggtgtggggacagtcagtttcttcttgaagttgacaaccatctctttggtcttggtgacattgagagtcaggttggtgctctggcaccaatccaccagatgttttatctcctctctgactcatcgttgttggtgatgagccccactactgttgtgtcttctgcgaacttgatgatgtggttggaactgtactgtgcagcacaatcctgtgtcagcagagtgaactgCAGTGGGatgagcagcatccctgtggggaacctgtgctcagtctgaggacgttgga
Proteins encoded in this window:
- the LOC114766529 gene encoding high choriolytic enzyme 1-like, whose product is MDHTAVVSVLVLLLSVSHALPLLNEWNNEEIQKDLGRPLDITTRILTANNGSSEWLIEGDLVVPRTRNALICLTNNCFWTKSTNGLVPVPYVLSSAFSSSDQQMIATAMNTFHTKTCIRFVPRTTQTDYLSIESKNGCYSSLGRQGGQQTVSLNTNGCIYNGVIQHELNHALGFYHEHTRSDRDQHVTINYANIVPGMAYNFDKQNTNNQNTPYDYSSVMHYAKDAFTIKYGLDTITPIPDSSVPIGQRVDLSSIDILRINKLYGCCE
- the LOC114766533 gene encoding high choriolytic enzyme 1-like isoform X3; protein product: MDHTAVVSVLVLLLSVSHALPLLIQKDLGRPLDITTRILTANNGSSEWLIEGDLVVPRTRNALICLTNNCFWTKSTNGLVPVPYVLSSAFSSSDQQMIATAMNTFHTKTCIRFVPRTTQTDYLSIESKNGCYSSLGRQGGQQTVSLNTNGCIYNGVIQHELNHALGFYHEHTRSDRDQHVTINYANIVPGMAYNFDKQNTNNQNTPYDYSSVMHYAKDAFTIKYGLDTITPIPDSSVPIGQRVDLSSIDILRINKLYGCCE
- the LOC114766533 gene encoding high choriolytic enzyme 1-like isoform X4, which produces MDHTAVVSVLVLLLSVSHIQKDLGRPLDITTRILTANNGSSEWLIEGDLVVPRTRNALICLTNNCFWTKSTNGLVPVPYVLSSAFSSSDQQMIATAMNTFHTKTCIRFVPRTTQTDYLSIESKNGCYSSLGRQGGQQTVSLNTNGCIYNGVIQHELNHALGFYHEHTRSDRDQHVTINYANIVPGMAYNFDKQNTNNQNTPYDYSSVMHYAKDAFTIKYGLDTITPIPDSSVPIGQRVDLSSIDILRINKLYGCCE
- the LOC114766533 gene encoding high choriolytic enzyme 1-like isoform X2; translation: MDHTAVVSVLVLLLSVSHALPLLEIQKDLGRPLDITTRILTANNGSSEWLIEGDLVVPRTRNALICLTNNCFWTKSTNGLVPVPYVLSSAFSSSDQQMIATAMNTFHTKTCIRFVPRTTQTDYLSIESKNGCYSSLGRQGGQQTVSLNTNGCIYNGVIQHELNHALGFYHEHTRSDRDQHVTINYANIVPGMAYNFDKQNTNNQNTPYDYSSVMHYAKDAFTIKYGLDTITPIPDSSVPIGQRVDLSSIDILRINKLYGCCE
- the LOC114766533 gene encoding high choriolytic enzyme 1-like isoform X1, which translates into the protein MDHTAVVSVLVLLLSVSHALPLLNEWNNEEIQKDLGRPLDITTRILTANNGSSEWLIEGDLVVPRTRNALICLTNNCFWTKSTNGLVPVPYVLSSAFSSSDQQMIATAMNTFHTKTCIRFVPRTTQTDYLSIESKNGCYSSLGRQGGQQTVSLNTNGCIYNGVIQHELNHALGFYHEHTRSDRDQHVTINYANIVPGMAYNFDKQNTNNQNTPYDYSSVMHYAKDAFTIKYGLDTITPIPDSSVPIGQRVDLSSIDILRINKLYGCCE